A single region of the Eremothecium gossypii ATCC 10895 chromosome V, complete sequence genome encodes:
- the ADE1 gene encoding phosphoribosylaminoimidazolesuccinocarboxamide synthase (Syntenic homolog of Saccharomyces cerevisiae YAR015W (ADE1)), translating into MSIVQTQLGGILPLVARGKVRDIYEVDQETLLFVATDRISAYDVIMANAIPDKGVLLTRLSEFWFKFLEKDVRNHLRAPCEGLFGGLPDALTSPEYRSQLEGRSLLVQRYRLIPLEVIVRGYITGSAWKEYQERGTVHGLALPAGLRESEELPEPMFTPSTKAEQGAHDENISPAQAADLIGQELCDRVAALAIRLYSKCKKYARERGIIIADTKFEFGIDDKSGEIVLVDEVLTPDSSRFWNAANYEVGKPQDSYDKQFLRNWLTSNKLNGVDGVSMPEEIVTRTKEKYVEAYEALTGAKW; encoded by the coding sequence ATGAGCATAGTGCAGACACAGCTGGGCGGCATCCTGCCGTTAGTGGCGCGTGGTAAGGTGCGGGATATCTACGAGGTTGATCAGGAGACGTTGCTGTTTGTGGCTACTGACCGGATCTCGGCCTATGATGTGATCATGGCGAATGCTATCCCCGACAAGGGTGTGCTGTTGACGCGGCTGTCTGAGTTCTGGTTTAAATTCTTGGAGAAAGACGTCCGCAACCACCTCCGGGCGCCGTGTGAGGGGCTTTTTGGTGGTCTACCTGATGCGCTAACGTCACCCGAGTACCGCTCACAGCTAGAGGGGCGGAGCCTGCTCGTGCAACGGTACCGGTTGATACCACTTGAGGTCATCGTGCGCGGTTACATTACGGGCTCTGCCTGGAAGGAGTACCAGGAGCGCGGCACAGTGCATGGCCTGGCTCTACCTGCCGGGCTGCGTGAGTCTGAGGAGTTACCCGAGCCGATGTTCACTCCGTCTACCAAAGCGGAGCAGGGTGCGCACGATGAGAATATATCACCAGCACAGGCTGCAGACCTAATTGGGCAGGAGCTTTGTGACCGCGTGGCTGCCTTGGCAATTCGCTTGTATTCGAAGTGCAAGAAGTATGCCAGGGAGCGCGGCATTATTATTGCAGACACGAAGTTTGAGTTTGGCATTGATGACAAGTCAGGCGAGATTGTTCTTGTCGATGAGGTCTTGACCCCAGATTCTTCTCGTTTCTGGAATGCTGCGAACTACGAAGTTGGTAAGCCTCAGGATTCATATGATAAACAGTTTTTGCGCAATTGGCTCACTAGCAACAAGTTGAATGGTGTCGATGGGGTCAGCATGCCCGAGGAGATCGTGACGCGCACGAAGGAGAAATATGTTGAGGCCTACGAAGCACTTACAGGCGCGAAATGGTAA
- the KIN3 gene encoding serine/threonine protein kinase KIN3 (Syntenic homolog of Saccharomyces cerevisiae YAR018C (KIN3)) encodes MSQSRGIRRLQTSSYPQKLGHSQPNEFKVLEEIGRGSFGSVRKVLHVPTSKLMVRKEIKYGHMNSKERQQLIAECTILAGLRHENIVEFYNWDHASSRTGNSVDYGNGEVLYLYMEYCSCGDLSQMIKHYKGMRKYVPERDIWRIAVQLLLALYKCHTSCDLPQLDTIYDKISKSAIESEAGKVTSVIHRDLKPGNIFLTGDGVGGRGSVDYSKVEVKLGDFGLAKSLQSAIEFATTYVGTPYYMSPEVLMDQPYSPLSDIWSLGCVIYELCALRVPFPARNFMELQRMIQRADVQPLPDYYSKELQQLVISCINPNEKLRPSAFDLLQCLQLRVARKALQLERFEKNLLVYEKELTEIGEMLEKQASDYDKEINDMRTQCRKDFELAVEKRARELVSGKRIQDVPDIHARYHVRTPTNPWRS; translated from the coding sequence ATGTCTCAGAGTAGGGGGATCCGAAGGCTCCAGACATCGTCTTACCCTCAAAAGCTAGGCCACTCGCAGCCAAATGAGTTCAAAGTACTCGAGGAAATCGGGCGGGGTTCTTTTGGATCTGTACGCAAAGTGTTGCATGTACCCACTTCCAAGCTCATGGTTCGCAAGGAAATAAAGTATGGGCACATGAACTCGAAAGAACGCCAGCAGTTAATCGCAGAATGCACAATCCTAGCTGGGTTGCGCCATGAGAATATCGTCGAGTTCTATAATTGGGATCACGCATCTAGCCGGACTGGGAATAGTGTGGATTATGGAAATGGCGAAGTACTCTACCTTTACATGGAGTATTGCTCCTGTGGCGATCTATCCCAGATGATTAAGCATTACAAGGGTATGCGAAAGTATGTACCTGAGCGTGACATCTGGCGTATTGCAGTACAGCTGCTATTGGCCTTGTACAAATGCCATACATCCTGTGACCTGCCGCAACTTGATACCATATATGATAAAATAAGCAAATCGGCCATTGAAAGCGAGGCTGGAAAGGTTACATCAGTAATACACCGGGACCTGAAGCCTGGAAATATTTTCCTCACAGGTGATGGGGTAGGTGGGCGAGGCAGTGTCGATTACAGTAAAGTCGAGGTGAAACTGGGCGACTTTGGTTTGGCAAAGTCGCTGCAATCTGCTATTGAATTTGCAACAACATACGTAGGAACACCATACTACATGTCACCAGAGGTCCTTATGGACCAGCCGTACAGCCCATTGAGCGATATCTGGTCTTTAGGCTGCGTCATTTACGAGCTCTGCGCCCTGCGTGTGCCATTTCCCGCAAGAAACTTCATGGAACTTCAGCGTATGATCCAGCGTGCTGATGTTCAACCACTACCAGACTACTACAGCAAAGAGCTGCAACAATTAGTGATATCTTGCATCAATCCAAATGAAAAACTACGGCCCAGTGCATTTGATCTGCTTCAATGCCTCCAGTTGCGTGTGGCCCGCAAAGCACTACAGTTGGAACGCTTTGAAAAGAACCTACTTGTTTATGAAAAAGAGTTGACTGAAATAGGAGAGATGCTGGAGAAGCAAGCGAGCGACTACGATAAAGAAATAAATGATATGCGGACCCAATGCCGAAAAGATTTTGAGTTGGCAGTTGAAAAGCGGGCCCGGGAGCTGGTGAGTGGCAAACGTATTCAGGACGTACCAGATATCCATGCAAGGTACCATGTGCGCACCCCAACTAACCCATGGAGGTCATAA